In Pseudodesulfovibrio alkaliphilus, the genomic stretch CCAAAAGCGCCTCTGCCAAAGCGGCCTCCGCCGGGAACGGCCATGCCAATGCCGCACCCGCGCCCGAGGCCAAGGGTGCGCTCCGGCAGTCCGATCGCTCGGGGCTCAAGGCCGAGGACAAGGACGGCATCATGCAGTGGTCCGACGACCTGTCGGTCAACATCCGGGAGATCGACGAGCAGCATCTGCGGCTGATCAATCTGATCAACAAGCTCCATGCCGCCATGCGTTCCGGCAAGGGTATGCAGGCCACGGCTGCGGTACTTGATGAACTCAAGCAGTACACTGTGTTCCACTTCTCGAGCGAGGAGGCGATGTTCGAGGAGCACGGCTACGCCGGGCAGGTAAACCACGTGGCCACGCACAAGGCATTTGTGCAGAAGGTGCTGGACTTCGAGCAGCAGATCCTCTCGGGTAAGTCGTCAGTGACCATGGAGGTCATGAACTTCCTCAAGGACTGGCTGGTCAAGCACATCAAGGGCGTAGACAAGAAGTACAGCCCGTTTTTCAACGAGCGCGGCATCTACTAGGCATTGGCCGGTCAAGAGAAGGCCGGGCGCGGAATGCGCGGATTTTGCGTGGCGCGGGGCAAGTCTTTCTGCTATGCAGACAGTCGCGCCGTCGGCGTCGCATGGTGCCGCGTCCTGATCGAGAATCTGTTTCAAGGAAAGATGATGTCCGAGAGTTACATGGAAAAGGCCCTGGTCAAGCTCGCCAGACAGCTCAACGCTTACGACGAGGCATCCCTCATGAGCCTGTGGGAGAAATACGCCGAGAAGGTGCGTCATTTCGAGCCCACCAAGCGATGGGAGGAGGCGGTGCTCGTCTTCAACCTCATCCAGTCCACGCGCTTGAAGAATCAGCTCTTTAATTTCAACTGGGCACAATCCCGCATGCCCGGAGATCCGCATCCCGATGTGGATCTGGCCGCCCTGACCGCACCAGGGCCGACCATGCGCGAGGTACCGAAATCCCGCAAGGGTGCGGCTTCCGAATCGGACGCCGCTTCCACGTCCCCCGCCCGGACGGACCGCAAGGGCAAGCTGCTCACCCTCCAGCCGAAAAAGAAGAAATAGTCGAACATCGGCGCGATTCCGTCGGCGTGACCGCCCTGCCGTCCCGAACGCGATGGCGAGGTCGTCCGCCTGTGAGGTTGACATACGCGCACGTTTATCCTTACGGAAGATAACCGTTTGTGTGCGCAATTCACGCCGGGGAGCGATCCCGGTTTTCAAGGAGCAAGGCATGGCCAATATTGTCGTTTTCGGCTCCCAATGGGGGGACGAGGGCAAGGGAAAGATCGTCGACATCCTCGCCGAGCAGGCGAGCGCCATCGTCCGCTTTCAGGGCGGCAACAACGCGGGCCACACCCTGGTGGTGGACGGCGAGCAGTGCATCCTGCACCTTATTCCCTCGGGCGTGTTGCATCCCGGCAAGCTCTGTGTCATCGGCAATGGCGTGGTTCTCGACCCGGTCGTCTTCTGTCAGGAGATCGACAAGCTGGCAGCCAAGGGGCTCGATGTCTCCCCGGCCAGGATGATGGTCAGCAAGAAAACCCACGTCATCATGCCCTATCATCGGCTTATCGACGGCGCCCGCGAAACGGTCAAGTCCGAGGCCGGGAAGATCGGCACCACCGGGCGCGGTATCGGTCCCTGCTACGAGGACAAGATGCACCGTTGCGGCATCCGCGCCGGGGATTTCGCCGACCCGGAACTGCTGCGGGAGAAGATCGGCCTGGCTCTTGAGGAAAAGAATGTTCTTTTCAAGCACCTCTATGGTCTGGATCCGCTTGATGCCGATGCGGTGTTCGCCGAGGTGCAGCCCTTTGCCCAGCGGCTTGTGCCTTACCTGGGCGATGTGTCCACGGCCATCCAGGAGGCCCAGGAGGACGGCATGGTTCTCTTCGAGGGCGCCCAGGGCACGCACCTGGATATAGACCACGGCACCTATCCCTTTGTCACGTCGAGCAACACGGTTACGGCCAATGCGGCCTCCGGGTCGGGCTGCTCCCCGCGTGATCTGCATCGCATCGTGGCCATCGTCAAGGCATACACCACCCGGGTGGGCGGCGGGCCTTTTCCCACCGAGCTTTTTGACGCCGACGGCGAATATCTTCAGGCAAAGGGGCACGAATTCGGGGCCACCACAGGACGCAAGCGCCGTTGCGGCTGGCTCGATCTGGTGGTGCTCAAGGAGTCGGTGCGTCTCAATGGTCCCACCGAACTGGCCATCACCAAGCTTGACGTGCTCTCCGGCCTTGGGGAACTGAAGCTCTGCGTGGCCTACGAATACCGCGGCCAGACCGTGGCCTATCCGCCCCAGGAGCAGAACGGCATGGCCCATGTCGCTCCGGTTTACGAAACCATGCCCGGTTGGGACGAGGACATCTCGGCCGCCCGATCCTGGGACGACCTCCCTGCCAACGCGGTCAGCTATCTGCGCCGTATCGAGGCCATCACCGGGGTGTCCATCGGCATGGTCTCCGTCGGGCCGGACAGGGCGCAAACCTTCTGAGGTCGAGGGCGCGATGATTTCCCACGCCGACCCGCTGGCCGCCCTCGCCGGGCAGGAACATGCAGTGAGGCGTCTGAACGCCATCGCCAACGATCCCCCGCAATCCATCGTCATTGAGGGCGGCGACGCGGACAGCCGCGTCGCCCTTGCCTTGTACTGGGCCATGCGCCTCAACTGCGCGACCGGCTCGGTTCCCTGCGGTCAGTGCCCGGCATGTCGCCAGATCGCGGATCTCGCCTTCAACGATCTGCTCTTTTTTGACGGCCGCGAGGGGTTGATCAAGGTGGAATCCGTGCGCGAACGCCGCTCCACCTGGGGCCAGCCGCCCCACGGCGACGGCTGGCGCGTGACCATCTTTGCCGAGGCTCAGATGTTCATGACCGAGGCGGCCAACGCCTTGCTCAAGTCGCTGGAGGAGCCCCGGCCGGGCAATGTCTTTGTCCTGGCCGCGCCCCAGCGCGAACGCCTGCTCGAAACCCTGGTCTCGCGGTCCTGGGTGATCACGCTGTCGTGGCCGGACATTCGCGAGAACGATCCCGAGATCGCGGAGTGGACCGCGGCCATGGCGGGGTTCTGGCAGTCGGGCCGGGGGTGGTTCGAGCGCACCTCGACCAAGGGGGCGGTGGACCGGCATCTGGCCATGCGGGTGGTGCTGGGTATGCAGCGCGAACTGCGCGAGGCCCTTTCCGGCTCGTGCGC encodes the following:
- a CDS encoding DNA polymerase III subunit delta', which encodes MISHADPLAALAGQEHAVRRLNAIANDPPQSIVIEGGDADSRVALALYWAMRLNCATGSVPCGQCPACRQIADLAFNDLLFFDGREGLIKVESVRERRSTWGQPPHGDGWRVTIFAEAQMFMTEAANALLKSLEEPRPGNVFVLAAPQRERLLETLVSRSWVITLSWPDIRENDPEIAEWTAAMAGFWQSGRGWFERTSTKGAVDRHLAMRVVLGMQRELREALSGSCATPLSASLARTYDSRGLRRIGLALDQAQDALNTQVPVNPAMVLDWVATRMV
- a CDS encoding adenylosuccinate synthase is translated as MANIVVFGSQWGDEGKGKIVDILAEQASAIVRFQGGNNAGHTLVVDGEQCILHLIPSGVLHPGKLCVIGNGVVLDPVVFCQEIDKLAAKGLDVSPARMMVSKKTHVIMPYHRLIDGARETVKSEAGKIGTTGRGIGPCYEDKMHRCGIRAGDFADPELLREKIGLALEEKNVLFKHLYGLDPLDADAVFAEVQPFAQRLVPYLGDVSTAIQEAQEDGMVLFEGAQGTHLDIDHGTYPFVTSSNTVTANAASGSGCSPRDLHRIVAIVKAYTTRVGGGPFPTELFDADGEYLQAKGHEFGATTGRKRRCGWLDLVVLKESVRLNGPTELAITKLDVLSGLGELKLCVAYEYRGQTVAYPPQEQNGMAHVAPVYETMPGWDEDISAARSWDDLPANAVSYLRRIEAITGVSIGMVSVGPDRAQTF